One part of the Rickettsia akari str. Hartford genome encodes these proteins:
- the murG gene encoding undecaprenyldiphospho-muramoylpentapeptide beta-N-acetylglucosaminyltransferase, with protein sequence MKKIILAAGGTGGHFFPAVALGEELVKRGYEVHFITDLRCQKYINQNLGLIFHILDLKRSSNIFLFLPNLSIAILKAIKLLYNIRSSAIIGFGSYPVISSMFAAVFLRVPIIIHEQNSYLGKVNKFFASFAKRIAISYEEVKNLPEFAKSKIVVTGGIVRENIRELDSIVYSASHRGLITGSKKIKKRLDSVVTPQNDKLFTIFIFGGSQGATLFSELIPASIQILMQKQPNLKLNIIQQAALDDQVKIKDIYSKLNINYECAEFFDNMALQYKEADVVISRAGASTIEELTYIGLPAIFIPLPSAADNHQYYNAKLLEDKKAGWCLEQSDISAGKLADKILDLISNPKILEEASKNLLKRRKEGHVLLSDLIEGVIYHPVA encoded by the coding sequence ATGAAAAAAATAATTTTAGCAGCAGGTGGTACGGGCGGGCATTTTTTCCCGGCTGTTGCTCTTGGAGAAGAATTAGTGAAACGTGGATATGAAGTTCATTTTATTACTGATTTAAGATGCCAAAAATATATAAATCAGAATCTGGGGTTAATTTTTCATATCTTAGATTTAAAACGCTCAAGTAATATTTTTTTATTTTTACCAAACTTATCAATTGCGATCTTAAAAGCTATTAAATTATTATACAATATCAGGTCTTCAGCTATTATAGGATTTGGCAGTTATCCTGTTATATCTTCGATGTTTGCGGCAGTTTTTTTAAGAGTACCGATTATAATTCATGAACAAAATTCTTACCTCGGGAAAGTTAATAAATTTTTTGCAAGCTTTGCTAAAAGGATAGCTATTTCTTATGAAGAGGTAAAAAATTTACCGGAATTTGCAAAAAGTAAAATAGTAGTTACCGGTGGGATAGTTAGGGAGAATATTAGGGAGTTGGATTCTATAGTGTACTCAGCGTCACACCGTGGCTTGATCACGGGGTCCAAAAAAATAAAAAAAAGACTGGATTCCGTGGTAACGCCACAGAATGACAAGCTTTTTACTATATTCATCTTTGGCGGTAGTCAAGGAGCTACGTTATTTTCAGAGCTGATACCTGCAAGTATCCAAATTTTGATGCAAAAACAACCAAATCTTAAATTAAATATAATCCAGCAAGCCGCATTAGATGATCAAGTAAAAATAAAAGATATATACTCGAAATTAAACATTAATTATGAATGTGCCGAATTTTTTGATAATATGGCATTGCAATATAAAGAAGCCGATGTAGTGATTTCAAGAGCAGGAGCATCTACTATAGAAGAATTGACATATATAGGGTTGCCGGCAATCTTTATTCCACTGCCTAGTGCTGCGGATAATCATCAATATTACAATGCAAAATTATTGGAAGATAAAAAAGCAGGATGGTGTTTAGAGCAGAGTGATATTTCTGCAGGAAAATTAGCAGATAAAATACTCGATTTGATAAGTAATCCTAAGATATTAGAAGAGGCTTCAAAAAATTTATTAAAAAGAAGAAAAGAAGGGCATGTGTTGTTAAGTGATTTAATAGAAGGAGTGATTTATCACCCCGTGGCTTGA
- a CDS encoding Rpn family recombination-promoting nuclease/putative transposase: protein MHFTKFSVREKNNDILIHFLNDILGYTGAEVITAVTFLKTT from the coding sequence ATGCATTTTACAAAATTTTCGGTACGTGAAAAAAACAATGATATACTTATTCATTTCCTAAATGACATTTTAGGTTATACGGGAGCGGAAGTAATTACCGCAGTTACGTTTTTAAAAACTACCTAG
- a CDS encoding RND transporter, with protein sequence MLIVILVVWVIKNHHKSSKQITIATPVEITKVIRKDVPYVIELAGAAETYQSADIRPQVT encoded by the coding sequence GTGCTAATAGTAATATTAGTGGTTTGGGTAATAAAAAATCATCATAAAAGTAGTAAACAAATCACTATAGCAACTCCGGTTGAAATAACAAAAGTTATCAGAAAAGATGTACCTTATGTGATAGAGCTTGCAGGAGCGGCTGAAACTTACCAAAGTGCCGATATTAGACCTCAAGTTACATGA
- the pheS gene encoding phenylalanine--tRNA ligase subunit alpha: MENIETILRLAEEKILLVQNLKALQEYKVEFLGKNGIVTGELKKLGSLNEQERKEFGLKINKLKDKIQNIIRATEEILEEQELKLKLAADKIDLTIPARRYKQGSIHPITQCSEELIQVFSQFGFTIENGPNIENDFHNFTALNFEDDHPARQMHDTFYLKGQENNKPLLLRTHTSTVQIRAMKSGKPPFRFIAPGRTYRSDSDMTHTPMFHQIEGLVIDKNINMGHLKYVITEFIKNFFENSNIELRFRPSFFPFTEPSAEVDIRMNKHDKWLEVLGCGMVHPNVLKNVGIDSSEYQGVAFGLGVERFAMLKYNIKDLRQFFEGDMRWLKHYNFGSFDIPSLAGGLTK; encoded by the coding sequence ATGGAAAATATAGAAACAATATTAAGGCTTGCTGAAGAAAAAATCTTATTAGTACAAAACTTAAAAGCACTACAAGAATATAAAGTAGAATTTTTAGGTAAAAACGGTATAGTGACCGGTGAGCTTAAAAAACTAGGTAGTTTAAATGAACAGGAACGTAAAGAATTTGGTTTAAAAATCAATAAATTAAAAGATAAAATACAGAATATAATAAGAGCAACAGAAGAAATTTTAGAGGAGCAGGAACTAAAGTTAAAACTTGCTGCAGATAAAATTGATTTAACAATCCCTGCAAGGAGATATAAACAAGGTTCTATTCATCCAATAACACAATGTAGTGAGGAGTTAATACAAGTATTTTCGCAGTTTGGTTTTACTATAGAAAACGGACCAAATATCGAGAATGATTTCCATAATTTTACTGCTCTCAATTTTGAAGATGACCATCCCGCAAGGCAAATGCATGATACTTTTTATTTGAAAGGTCAAGAAAATAATAAACCGCTGTTATTACGTACTCATACCTCAACAGTGCAGATTAGAGCGATGAAAAGCGGCAAACCGCCTTTTAGGTTTATAGCACCTGGTAGGACTTATAGATCAGATTCGGATATGACGCATACGCCGATGTTTCACCAAATAGAAGGACTTGTTATTGATAAAAATATCAATATGGGGCATTTGAAATATGTTATCACAGAATTTATAAAAAACTTTTTTGAAAATTCTAATATTGAATTACGTTTTAGACCTAGCTTCTTCCCATTTACCGAACCTTCTGCCGAAGTTGATATTCGGATGAATAAACACGATAAATGGCTTGAGGTCCTCGGTTGCGGGATGGTTCATCCAAACGTGCTTAAAAATGTCGGTATCGATAGCAGCGAGTATCAAGGTGTTGCTTTTGGGCTGGGGGTAGAGCGTTTTGCAATGCTAAAATATAATATCAAAGATTTAAGACAATTTTTTGAAGGAGATATGCGTTGGCTTAAACATTATAATTTTGGGAGCTTTGATATACCGAGTTTAGCAGGAGGGCTGACGAAATGA
- a CDS encoding palindromic element RPE1 domain-containing protein yields the protein MERLTLDFLYNVVNKEEFEGNTKHRTAAYTIVHKDEWIVLTYKLPLETSYAISLMLLARATRSVSYRGLTKISRKITKNTNNISILTRSHGQAMG from the coding sequence TTGGAAAGATTAACATTAGACTTCTTGTATAACGTAGTTAATAAAGAGGAATTTGAAGGAAACACGAAGCACAGAACTGCAGCGTACACTATAGTACATAAGGATGAATGGATAGTATTGACGTACAAATTACCTTTAGAAACAAGTTATGCCATAAGTCTAATGTTGTTAGCTCGAGCAACTCGTTCGGTATCATACCGTGGCTTGACCAAGATATCTAGAAAAATAACTAAAAATACTAATAATATTAGTATTTTAACTAGATCCCATGGACAAGCCATGGGGTGA
- a CDS encoding TolC family protein, which yields MINLDYFPALPVLPKILPSELLGQRLDIKAAEQNLLAADANLKAIKATYFMQISLTGLLGLGSNKLNTLFTHLSETGCKLWMLYRLNKHQVIIFGPQNEASLTSIFKRADQRYKRSNIRLLNSAYR from the coding sequence GTGATAAACCTAGATTATTTCCCTGCTCTACCGGTATTACCTAAAATATTACCGTCAGAACTTTTAGGGCAAAGACTGGATATTAAAGCAGCAGAGCAGAATTTACTAGCAGCAGATGCAAACTTAAAAGCAATAAAAGCTACTTATTTTATGCAAATTTCTTTAACAGGTTTATTAGGACTCGGTAGCAATAAACTTAATACTCTATTTACTCACTTATCTGAGACTGGGTGTAAGTTATGGATGCTTTATCGTTTGAACAAACATCAAGTAATAATTTTTGGGCCACAAAATGAAGCATCTTTAACATCTATATTTAAGCGTGCTGATCAGCGTTATAAACGAAGTAATATAAGATTACTGAACAGTGCTTACCGCTAA
- a CDS encoding glycosyltransferase family 4 protein, giving the protein MKVLNIMLSRDLGGIQQAFLDYNAALEMQKIEITNITSYKAKINSFLRKTSFKLPNLVPIDPLSVLILKYIIYKIKPDIIIAHGNRAINFSKFIKSQNIKLIGIAHNYSLKGLRKCDFVIALTHHMEEFLLKNNFAKSRICILPNMINIYKDFTPNKTYRKPIVIGVLARFVAKKGVDVFINAIKILKEKKYDIQAVIGGNGEEKDNLIALARKLNLQGKISFTGWVNDKDKFFKQIDIFCLPSLHEPFGIIVLEAIEASVPLVSTDTEGPAELLKHMQDGLICKAGSAEDLAEKIVYLIDNPLKAKEFSKNAYLTLKQNYDIKVVSKKLATLLRSYNNS; this is encoded by the coding sequence ATGAAAGTACTCAATATTATGCTAAGCCGTGATCTTGGCGGAATTCAACAAGCATTTTTAGATTATAATGCAGCTCTTGAAATGCAAAAAATTGAGATTACAAATATCACTTCTTACAAAGCAAAAATAAATTCTTTTCTACGTAAGACAAGTTTTAAACTACCTAACTTAGTACCTATTGATCCGTTATCGGTACTTATTCTTAAATATATAATCTACAAAATTAAGCCCGATATAATTATAGCACATGGCAATAGAGCAATAAATTTTAGTAAATTTATTAAATCACAAAATATAAAATTAATCGGTATCGCTCATAATTATAGTTTAAAAGGACTACGTAAATGTGATTTTGTTATTGCATTGACACATCATATGGAAGAATTTTTACTAAAAAATAACTTTGCCAAATCTAGGATATGCATCCTACCGAATATGATAAATATTTATAAAGACTTTACTCCAAATAAAACATATAGAAAACCTATCGTAATTGGTGTACTAGCAAGATTTGTAGCTAAAAAAGGTGTTGATGTTTTTATTAATGCTATAAAAATTTTAAAAGAAAAAAAATATGATATTCAAGCTGTTATAGGTGGAAACGGTGAGGAAAAAGATAATTTAATTGCTTTAGCACGTAAACTTAATTTACAAGGTAAAATATCATTTACGGGATGGGTTAACGATAAAGATAAATTTTTTAAACAAATAGATATTTTTTGTTTACCGTCTCTTCATGAACCGTTTGGAATTATAGTGCTTGAAGCAATAGAGGCAAGCGTGCCTCTCGTTAGTACAGATACTGAAGGGCCTGCAGAACTCTTAAAGCATATGCAAGACGGTCTTATTTGTAAAGCCGGATCTGCTGAAGATTTAGCAGAAAAAATTGTCTATCTAATAGATAACCCATTAAAAGCAAAAGAATTTTCTAAAAATGCCTACCTTACTCTTAAACAAAATTATGACATTAAAGTTGTTTCTAAAAAGTTAGCAACATTATTACGCAGTTACAACAATAGTTAG
- the dapF gene encoding diaminopimelate epimerase: MISKINFVKMHGLGNDFVIVNKRDLLSSYDLSQLAKNMADRHTGIGCDQFIIYEEHNDFYEMIIYNIDGSSAKLCGNATRCLAKLIYLDTGKKDITVMVCNKKLLCNVEDENNISVNVGSVSFNEAWMPSRDKIWELAERYMIDLKETICVDIGNPHLVIFSKLEPQDQKIVGEKLQAKELFADGVNVNFAEVKDNKIYLSVWERGVGFTLACGSGACGSFAAGLKLGFIHAPSMVVFKHGILTMKEENGNIIMQGSAKLVAQGEYYYEQ, from the coding sequence ATGATTAGTAAAATTAATTTTGTAAAAATGCACGGTCTTGGTAATGATTTTGTTATTGTTAACAAACGAGATTTATTAAGTTCATATGATTTATCGCAGCTAGCCAAAAATATGGCTGATCGTCATACAGGTATCGGTTGCGATCAGTTTATTATTTATGAAGAGCATAATGATTTTTATGAGATGATTATCTATAACATAGATGGCTCTAGTGCTAAATTATGCGGTAATGCTACAAGATGTTTAGCTAAGTTAATTTATCTTGATACTGGAAAAAAAGACATTACCGTAATGGTATGCAATAAAAAATTGCTATGTAATGTGGAGGATGAAAATAATATTAGCGTTAATGTAGGAAGTGTTAGTTTTAATGAAGCTTGGATGCCAAGCCGTGATAAAATTTGGGAACTCGCAGAGCGTTATATGATTGATTTAAAGGAAACTATTTGTGTTGATATAGGTAATCCGCATTTGGTTATTTTTAGTAAGTTAGAGCCTCAAGATCAAAAAATTGTCGGTGAAAAATTGCAGGCTAAGGAATTATTCGCGGATGGGGTAAACGTTAATTTTGCTGAAGTAAAAGATAATAAAATATACTTATCCGTTTGGGAGCGCGGTGTAGGGTTCACACTTGCTTGCGGAAGCGGAGCTTGCGGTAGTTTTGCTGCTGGTTTAAAGCTCGGTTTTATCCATGCACCAAGTATGGTGGTATTTAAGCATGGCATCCTTACTATGAAAGAAGAAAACGGTAATATAATAATGCAAGGGTCTGCTAAATTAGTTGCTCAAGGGGAGTATTATTATGAGCAATAA
- the dnaN gene encoding DNA polymerase III subunit beta: protein MLKLIVETKTLVQSLGFASSVVEKRNVIPEYANIKLSAKDGNLELSSTNMDLYLSQKIAVQVVSEGELTVSTKTLNDIVRKLPDSELILTDLGTTGLEIKGKNCKFNLFTLPVSSFPTMDSINPEASFKISCTDFAKIIESTKFSISLDETRYNLNGVYLHIKDKEFCSASTDGHRLSISWVTLEKQIKNFGVILPQKSAEEILKIVKDPKNINEDIEMLLSSNKIKFICNENTIMLSKLIDGTFPDYSAFIPESSSSKLVINRKIFADSIERIAIITVEKFRAVKLSLSRETLEISAVGEARGNAKEVINSSQDKESFYEYNSDESLVIGFNPQYLEDVLKAVKSDLVELYFSDVSAPVLIKFPENPKDIFVVMPVKV, encoded by the coding sequence ATGTTAAAATTAATAGTTGAAACAAAAACGTTAGTTCAGTCCCTAGGGTTTGCAAGTTCCGTTGTTGAAAAACGTAATGTAATACCTGAATATGCAAACATTAAATTATCGGCAAAAGACGGCAATCTAGAGCTTAGTTCTACTAATATGGACTTGTACTTAAGTCAAAAAATAGCAGTACAGGTAGTAAGTGAAGGTGAACTTACCGTTTCTACGAAAACTCTAAATGATATAGTCCGCAAACTTCCGGATTCTGAGCTTATATTAACAGATCTCGGTACAACGGGACTTGAAATCAAAGGAAAAAATTGTAAATTTAATTTATTTACTTTGCCTGTTAGTTCTTTTCCTACAATGGATAGTATTAATCCTGAAGCAAGTTTTAAAATTTCCTGCACGGATTTTGCTAAAATAATCGAATCGACAAAATTTTCGATTTCTTTAGATGAAACTCGTTATAATTTAAACGGTGTTTATTTACACATAAAAGACAAAGAGTTTTGTTCGGCAAGTACCGATGGGCATAGGCTTTCAATTTCATGGGTAACATTAGAAAAACAAATAAAGAATTTTGGAGTTATATTGCCGCAAAAAAGTGCAGAAGAAATTTTAAAAATAGTTAAAGATCCTAAAAATATAAATGAAGATATAGAAATGTTATTAAGTAGCAATAAGATTAAATTTATATGTAACGAAAATACTATTATGCTATCAAAGCTTATAGACGGTACTTTCCCTGATTATAGTGCTTTTATTCCAGAAAGCAGCAGCTCAAAATTAGTAATTAATCGAAAAATATTTGCAGATAGTATAGAAAGAATAGCGATAATAACCGTTGAAAAATTTAGAGCAGTAAAATTATCATTATCTCGTGAAACCTTAGAGATTAGTGCTGTCGGTGAAGCAAGAGGTAACGCAAAAGAGGTTATTAATTCTTCACAAGATAAGGAAAGTTTTTATGAATATAATAGTGATGAGTCTTTAGTTATAGGCTTTAATCCACAATATTTAGAAGATGTCTTAAAAGCAGTGAAATCGGATTTAGTAGAACTATATTTTTCAGATGTTTCAGCACCAGTACTTATTAAATTTCCTGAGAATCCTAAAGATATTTTTGTCGTCATGCCTGTTAAGGTGTAG
- a CDS encoding acriflavin resistance protein produces the protein MSSVNSNCTTQITLQFNLERDIDAAAQDVQAATAQLTYSTLIS, from the coding sequence ATGAGTTCGGTTAACAGTAACTGCACTACTCAAATTACTTTGCAGTTTAATTTAGAGCGTGATATAGATGCAGCGGCACAAGACGTACAAGCAGCTACCGCACAACTTACCTACTCCACCCTCATATCGTAA
- the mtaB gene encoding tRNA (N(6)-L-threonylcarbamoyladenosine(37)-C(2))-methylthiotransferase MtaB has product MSNNLRQEVITFGCRLNIYESEIIRKNLALSGIDNVAIFNTCAVTKAAEKQARQAIRKAKKNNPNLKIIVTGCSAQTSPQMYGNMPEVDKVIGNEEKLLHNYYQITDEKIAVNDIMSVKETVGHLVSSFDGKSRAFIQVQNGCDHFCTFCIIPYGRGKSRSVPIGAIAEQVKYLVLNGFKEVVFTGVDVTAYGSDLPGSPTFAQMIKRVLNLVPELKRLRLSSIDVAEIDDELFELIAYSERIMPHFHISLQAGDEMILKRMKRRHTRAKVIEFCRKLRAIRPEVSFGADIIAGFPTETPEMFDNTRKLISEAALQYLHVFPYSEREGTPAARMPQVPKTIRKERAEILRQEGQNQLSEFFKKHIGQKVELLVENNNIAHTENFIPVKLDTPLEIGQIFKAKLIGIEEGYMKCVLV; this is encoded by the coding sequence ATGAGCAATAATTTAAGGCAAGAAGTAATAACATTTGGCTGTAGACTTAATATTTACGAAAGTGAGATAATACGAAAAAACTTGGCATTATCTGGTATCGATAATGTGGCAATATTCAATACTTGTGCAGTAACTAAAGCAGCTGAGAAACAAGCAAGACAAGCTATCCGCAAGGCTAAAAAGAATAATCCCAATTTAAAAATTATCGTTACAGGTTGTAGTGCTCAAACAAGTCCGCAAATGTACGGTAATATGCCGGAAGTTGACAAAGTTATAGGTAATGAAGAGAAGTTATTACATAATTACTACCAAATTACCGATGAAAAAATAGCAGTTAACGATATAATGTCGGTGAAAGAGACGGTAGGTCATTTAGTAAGTAGCTTTGACGGTAAATCTCGTGCTTTTATTCAGGTACAAAACGGTTGTGATCATTTTTGTACTTTCTGTATTATCCCTTACGGTAGAGGTAAAAGTAGATCAGTACCAATAGGCGCTATAGCAGAGCAGGTAAAGTATTTAGTACTAAACGGTTTTAAAGAAGTAGTTTTTACCGGTGTTGACGTTACCGCTTACGGTTCAGATTTACCCGGAAGCCCAACATTTGCACAAATGATTAAACGAGTTTTAAATTTAGTGCCTGAACTAAAAAGGCTTCGTTTATCTTCAATAGATGTTGCAGAAATAGATGATGAACTTTTTGAGCTTATAGCTTATAGTGAGAGGATAATGCCGCATTTTCATATTAGCTTGCAAGCAGGCGATGAGATGATATTAAAACGTATGAAAAGACGGCATACTAGGGCAAAGGTAATAGAGTTTTGCCGGAAGCTGCGGGCAATAAGACCGGAAGTATCTTTTGGTGCGGATATTATAGCTGGTTTCCCGACTGAAACTCCTGAAATGTTTGACAATACAAGAAAATTAATTTCAGAAGCGGCATTACAATATTTACATGTTTTTCCTTATTCGGAAAGAGAAGGAACGCCTGCAGCACGTATGCCGCAAGTACCGAAAACTATAAGGAAAGAAAGAGCTGAAATTCTAAGACAAGAGGGGCAGAATCAGCTATCTGAGTTCTTTAAGAAGCATATAGGTCAGAAAGTAGAGTTATTGGTAGAGAATAATAATATCGCCCATACCGAAAATTTTATTCCGGTAAAGCTAGACACACCTTTAGAAATAGGGCAGATATTTAAAGCGAAGTTGATAGGTATAGAAGAGGGATATATGAAGTGTGTGTTGGTTTAA
- a CDS encoding efflux RND transporter periplasmic adaptor subunit, with the protein MQNQLHQAQANLLSDTYNLKNAIKEEARYRALSEEKAVSEEQYLQMLTNMDMLGAAVERDQAIIADTNLQIKYSKIVAPFDGKLSESNVDIGDLVSP; encoded by the coding sequence TTGCAAAATCAATTACATCAAGCACAAGCAAATTTACTAAGTGATACTTATAACCTAAAAAATGCTATAAAAGAAGAAGCAAGATATCGTGCTTTATCTGAAGAAAAAGCCGTTTCGGAAGAGCAATATTTACAGATGCTAACTAATATGGATATGCTTGGGGCTGCTGTTGAACGTGATCAGGCAATTATTGCAGATACGAATTTACAAATCAAGTATTCAAAAATAGTAGCTCCTTTTGACGGTAAACTTAGTGAGAGTAATGTTGATATAGGTGATTTAGTGTCACCATAA
- the ftsW gene encoding putative lipid II flippase FtsW produces the protein MNNEISNNFIKLWWRSTDRQIIISLIILFAFSLMLVTTSGSAVASRIGLEESYFASRQIFYLAAASGLILLFSCLNKKWLRRFAIIGFIASIVLLIAVKFFGYEVKGAVRWINILGLSIQPSEFIKPFFAVVTGWILSLKFNDDFPSFTICIIFYSIVAILLIIQPDFGMLVMITAVFGIQLFIAGMPIFWIVLAGFLGMIGVTIAYFWLPHVTQRINSFLDPDSSENYQVSKSLKAFEHGGLYGRGPGEGAVKQVLPDSHTDFIFAVAGEEFGAIICLVVIGIFAFIVLRSLIKLLNETDKFVQFAASGIIAQLGLQAIINMGVTLHLLPTKGMTLPFISYGGSSTLAIAIATGMLLGFTRHRTPLNSYKIRNVEI, from the coding sequence ATGAATAACGAAATATCCAATAATTTTATAAAATTATGGTGGCGGAGTACCGATAGGCAAATAATAATTTCTTTAATTATCTTATTTGCTTTTAGTCTAATGCTTGTTACTACCTCAGGTTCGGCAGTAGCAAGTAGAATAGGGCTTGAAGAAAGTTATTTTGCATCTAGACAAATATTTTATTTAGCTGCTGCTTCAGGTCTTATATTATTATTTTCATGTCTTAATAAAAAATGGTTAAGGCGTTTTGCAATAATTGGGTTTATTGCTAGTATAGTTTTATTAATAGCAGTTAAATTTTTTGGCTATGAAGTAAAAGGAGCAGTGCGATGGATTAATATTTTAGGTCTATCTATTCAACCTTCGGAATTTATCAAACCGTTTTTTGCAGTTGTGACGGGCTGGATATTGTCGCTGAAATTTAATGATGATTTTCCAAGTTTTACAATTTGTATAATATTTTATTCTATTGTTGCTATTCTCTTAATTATTCAGCCGGATTTTGGAATGCTTGTAATGATTACGGCGGTTTTCGGTATTCAGCTATTTATTGCGGGTATGCCGATATTTTGGATTGTGCTAGCCGGTTTTTTAGGCATGATAGGAGTCACTATTGCTTATTTTTGGTTACCTCATGTAACGCAAAGAATTAATTCATTTTTAGATCCTGATAGTAGTGAGAATTATCAAGTTAGTAAATCTCTTAAGGCTTTTGAGCATGGCGGTTTATATGGACGCGGTCCAGGAGAGGGAGCAGTAAAGCAGGTACTACCTGACTCACATACAGATTTTATTTTTGCTGTAGCAGGTGAGGAGTTTGGAGCTATTATTTGCCTGGTTGTTATAGGTATATTTGCTTTTATAGTATTAAGAAGTCTTATTAAATTATTAAACGAAACAGATAAATTTGTACAATTCGCTGCTAGCGGTATAATTGCACAATTAGGGCTTCAGGCGATAATTAATATGGGCGTAACTTTACATTTATTACCTACTAAAGGTATGACATTGCCGTTTATTAGTTACGGTGGTTCTTCAACGCTTGCAATAGCTATCGCTACCGGTATGCTTCTTGGCTTTACAAGACACCGTACTCCTTTAAATTCGTACAAAATTCGTAATGTTGAAATATGA